The DNA region ACAACGACCTCGACCCGGCCGGCAAGTACCCGGTCGACAAGGCCATCGACGGCGTGTCCGCCTCGGACTTCGACGGTCTCGTCATCCCCGGCGGCAGCGTCGGGGCCGACAAGCTCCGCGGCAGCGAGGCAGTGGTCGAGTTCGTGCGGGACTTCTTCCGGCAGGCCAAGCCGGTCGGCGTCATCTGCCATGGGCCCTGGACCCTGGTCGAGGCCGACGTCGTGAAGGGGCGCAAGCTGACCTCGTTCCCGACGGTGAAGACCGACATCCGCAACGCGGGCGGGGAATGGGTCGACGCGGAGGTGGTGGTCGACAAGGGCCTCGTCACCAGCCGCAACCCGAAGGACCTGCCCGCTTTCTGCGCCAAGATCGTCGAGGAGTTCGCCGAAGGACGCCATCCGGACCAGGCCCGCAGCGCCTGACCGGGGCGTGGGTCAGGACGACCCTCACACGACCTTTCGGCGCGGTTCGTAGGCCGTGCCGCATCATGCGGGACAGGTACCGATGAGAGAGATGTGGGACGAGGTCTCGGTTGAGTGGGATTCCGCCGAGATCGAGCCCGGCATACGGGTGCACTACGGCACCGCCGGCGCGGGCGAGCGCACGGTCATGCTGGTCCATGGGTATCCGGAGACCGCCTACGTCTGGCGTCGGGTCGCCCCGCTCCTCGTGCGGGCGGGCCTCCGCGTCGTGGTTCCGGACTACCGCGGCGCGGGCGGCTCGTCGAAGCCGCTAGGCGGCTATGACAAGCACACCATGGCGGGCGACCTTCACGCGCTGCTCTACGAGCACATGGGCCTGACCGGTCCGGTGACGGTGGTCGGGCACGATATCGGCATGATGGTCGCCTACGCCTTCGCCCGGCGCTTCACGGACAGCACCGACCGTCTCGTGGTGATGGAGGCGCCCCTTCCCGGGACCGATGCCTACACGACGGCCTTGGGCGACACGGACCGCTTATGGCACTTCCAGTTCCACCGCGCGCCGGACGTCCCGGAACTCCTCACCGCCGGGCGCGAGCAACTTTACCTGGAACGCTTCTATCAGGACCTCGCCTACGATACCGAGGCCATAGGACCGGATGCCATACAGCGCTACGTCCGCGCTTTCTCGCGCCCGGGTGCCATGCGGGCCGGGTTCGAGCTCTATCGTGCCTTTCCGACCGACGACGCCCACAACCGGGCCCAAGTCGAACGGGATGGCAAGCTCAGGCTGCCGGTCCTGGCCCTGGCCGGCGTGGAGAGCACCTTCGCCCCCTTCACCGAGGCGATGATGCAAGAGGTCGCGAAGGACGTGACGTTCCGGACGGTCGAGCGGTCGAACCACTGGATACCCGAGGAGAACGCGGAGGGGTTGGCCGCGGAGATCCTCGGGTTCATCGGTGTAGGCTGACGCGGGACCCATCGAGACGGTCGCCCGAGGGCGCCCGCGGCGTCCCAGATTGCTAGGCTCAGCCCGCCGAGCCAGGCTTCGACAGGCCGCGGTGAAGCGCGGCCGCAGCCGTGTCCGGCAGTGCCTCCGTCACGGCGCTCATGACCTTGTTTTTGAGCCCCGGGACCACCTTGTCGCTTCCCGAATGCAATGCGTCGAGAGCGGCCTTGGCCACGGCTGCCGTATCGTCCTTGCCGTTCGAGGCGCCGATCTTGGTGTCGAGCATCTCGGCCCGGCGGAAGAAATCGGTCTCCGTCGGCCCCGGCATGAGCACGGTGACGGTCACCCCGGTGTCCTTCAGTTCGCTTCGCAGTGCCTCGCCGAACCAGCGCAGGAACATCTTGGTGGCGCCGTAGACCGCCTCGAATGGGTCGGGCATCGAGGCGGCGATGGACGACGTGAACAGGATCCTGCCGCTGCCGCGCGCGACCATGTCCTTGACCACGGGCTTGGTAAGCTGGACGGCGCCGCGCACGTTCAGGTCGATCATCGCGAGTTCGCGCCGCAGGTCGGTGTCCACGAAGGCACCGCCCAGGCCGAAGCCGGCGTTGACGCACAGCACGTCCACGGGCCGTCCCGCCGAGCGGATGGCCTCGAAGAGGCTGTCGACGCCGGCCTCCGACGACAGGTCGGAGGCGTGCGTGCTGACTTGGGCATCCTCCGTCGAGAGTCGCCGCGCCGCATCCGCAAGGTGTCCCTCGTCCTGCGCGGCGATGAGCACGTCGTGGCCGCTCCCGATGAGCTGGCGGGCGAGCTCGAAGCCGATGCCGTTCGAGCCGCCTGTCACGACGGCGAATGGCTTGGACGTCTCTGCGGACATGGGATCCTCCGGTTGCCCGGGCCAACAGGAGCTCGACGAGCAGGGTTCCTCCCGATTCCCTGTGGAGCCGCACGCCCCAGAATGCGATCCTCGCCCCGGCTTCGAAAGTGAGGGTTCGAACGTGGGCCGCACTCGTCGCGGCACGTGGACGGGCGCTACGGAACCCCCGTGAATGAGGCTGACTTCCCAAAGGAAGCCTCGTTCGCGAGCGCGTTCCTCTTAAGGGGGAATGTGGCCTCGCCCCCGACCGGAGAACCTCGATGAAGGCACTGTGCTGGCACGGCAAGGGCGACATCCGCTGCGACACGGTGCCGGATCCCCGGATCGAGGACGCGCGCGACATCATCCTCAAGGTGACGTCCTGCGCCATCTGCGGCTCGGACCTCCACCTGATGGACGGCCAGATGCCGACCATGGAGGCCGGCGACGTGCTCGGCCACGAGTTCATGGGCGAGGTCGTCGAGGTCGGCCCCGGCTTCACCAAGTTCAAGAAGGGCGACCGCGTCGTCGTCCCCTTCAACATCAATTGCGGCGAATGCCGGCAGTGCCGCCTCGGGAACTGGTCGGTCTGCGAGCGCTCGAACCGCAACGGCGAGATGGCGGCGGCGCAGTTCGGCTACCCGACCGCGGGCTTGTTCGGGTACTCGCACCTTACCGGCGGCTATGCCGGAGGGCAGGCCGAGTACGTCCGCGTGCCGATGGCCGACGTGGCGCCGATGCTGGCCCCCGAGGGCGTCGATGACGAGTCGCTGCTGTTCCTCACCGACATCCTGCCCACCGGCTGGCAGGGGGCCGAGCACTGCGAGATCCAGGGCGGCGAAGTCATCGCGGTCTGGGGCGCGGGGCCGGTCGGCCTGTTCGCGATCCAGTCGGCCAAGATCATGGGGGCCGAGCGCATCATCGCCATCGACACGGTGCCGGAGCGCCTCGCGCTCGCCCGCACGTACGGCGCCACCGACATCATCGACTACGCCAAGGAGGACGTGTTCGAGCGGATCAAGGAGATCAGCAAGGGCGAGGGCGCTGACGGCGTCATCGACTGCGTCGGCATGGAGGCCAGCGCCGGCCACGGTGTCGCCAGCCTCGTCAACACGCTGCAGGAGAAGCTGACCTCGACCGAGCGCCCGTATGCCCTGATGGAGGCGATCAAGGCGGTGCGGCCCTGCGGCATCGTCTCGGTGCCGGGCGTCTACGGCGGCCCGATCCCGGTCAACATGGGCATGATCGTCCAGAAGGGCCTGACCATGAAAAGCGGGCAGACCCACGTGAAGCGCTACTTGGAGACGCTGACCAAGCTGATCCAGGAGGGTAAGATCGACATGACGTCGATGATCACCCACCGCTCCACCAACCTCGCCGACGGTCCGGACCTCTACAAGACGTTCCGCGACAAGAAGGACGGCTGCGTGAAGGTCGTGTTCCACCCGAGCTGAGCGACTGCGCCGATCCCCGTCAACTCACGCATCCAAGGTCCTCGTCATATCTGGCGGGACCTGGGCGCCAATGGAACGAAACAGATGGATCTCGGAATCAAAGGGCGGGTCGCCGTCGTGACGGGCGCTAAGTCGGGCATGGGCCGCTCGACCGCCGAACAACTCCTGCGTGAGGGCGTCCACGTCGTCCTAACCGATAAGGAAGGCCCCGAGTTGGAGGCGACCGCCGCGGAACTGGCAGCGCTGGGTCAGGTCCGCGCCGTCCAGGCCGACCTCAGCGAGGCCAAGGGCATCGAGGTGCTCGCCGCCTTCGCCAACATGGCTTACGACGACAAGCCGACCATCCTGGTCTGCGCCGCGGGCATCACCGGCGCGTCCGGGGACTTCCTCGAACTGACCGACGACGACTGGCTGGAGGCGATCCAGACCGACCTCATGGCCGGCGTGCGCGCGGCCAGGGCCTTCATCCCGCACATGCGAAAGGCGGGCTGGGGCCGCGTCGTGCTGTTCTCGTCCGAGGACGCGGTGCAGCCCTACGTCGAGGAGTTGCCCTACGCCGCCGCCAAGGCGGGCGTCCTGAACCTCGCGAAGGGCCTGTCCAAGGCCTACGGGCCGGACGGCGTGTTGGTTAACGCGGTCGGGCCGGCCTTCATCGCCACGCCGATGACCGACGCCCAGATGGAGAAGAAGTCGAAGGAAAAGCGCATCTCCTTCGACGAGGCCGTGAAGCAGACGCTGGACGAGGAACGGCCGGGCATCGTCGCCAAGCGCCGTGGCCGGGCCGAGGAGGTCGCCGCCGCCGTGGCGTTCCTCTGCTCCGAACAAGCCAGCTTCATCACCGGCGAGTTCCTCCGGGTCGACGGAGGGTCCGTCATGACCATGGGGGCCTAGGGGCGCCCGACAGCCCCGCCTCGAAGCTGAGTTGACGGCATGCGTCCGGCGTGGCCAGGGACGCTGAGGGGAACATCCATAGGAAAAGGGCCGCCCCGACTGATCGGGGCGGCCTCCGGAAAGCGGGGAAACGGCGATACGGCCGCTCCCGTACTCAGGTCAGTTACGGGGGGCGGTCGTCCCAGTCGCCTCGTTCGCGAACGCCTTCTTCAGGTCGGCCACGACCGCGTCCTCGGCCTGCTTGGCCTTGGAGACCACGTTGCCCATCCCGAAGAACTCGTGCGTGACGCCCGGGTACTCGCGATAGGTCGCCTGCCCGCCGGCCGCCTTGATCCTGTCGGCCAGGGCCTTGCCATCGTCCAGCAGCGGGTCGATCTGCGCGGTCACCACCGTGAACGGCGGCAATCCCTTGAGGTCGGCCTTGCCGACGATGTCCAGGCGTGGGTCGGCGCGGTCGGCGTCGGTGCGGACCGTCTGGTCGTAGAACCAAGCCATCATGTCCTTGTTGAGTGGCTTGGTTGAGGTGTTGGCCTTGTAGGAAGGCGTATCGAGGTTCGTGCCGGCCATGGGGTAGACCGCCACGACGTGGTCGGGCTTCTCCAGTCCCTGGTCCCGGGCCGCGATGGCGACGTTCGTCACGAGGTTGCCGCCGGCGGACTCGCCGAGCAGCGCGACCTTGGCCGGGTCGCCCCCGAAGGTCTTGGCGTTCGCCAGCACCCACTTGTAGGCCGCGAGTGCGTCCTCCTGCTGGGCCGGGAACTTGGCCTCAGGCGCATGGCGGTACTCGACCGCGACCACGACGGCGTTGGCGCCCTTGGCGATGGCGCGCGGGGTGGCGTCATAGGTGTCGATGTCGGCGATGACGAAGCCGCCGCCGTGATAGTAGACCACGACCGGGAGGGGACCTTGCGCGCCCTCGGGCGTGTAGATCCGGACCGGTTGCGTGCCGCCCCCGGTCTCGTAGGCCGTGTCCTTCGTGGCCACCCCCGGCAACGGCGCAGCGGTCTTGCCCTGCTCTTTCAGGTATTCCCTCACGGCGTCGGCGGGCGTCGGCTGCTTGCGTGCCTCTTCCGGCGACAGCTTCGGGATCGGCTTCGGGTCGAGCTTCTTCATCGCGTCGAGGACGTGCTTCATGTCGATGTCGAGGTCGGCCATGGGCGATCCGGTCACGGACGACACCGCCGCGTCGAACCGGTCCTTGACGGTCGGCTGCGGCTGGTCGGCGGCGAGAGCCGGGGAGGCGAGCAACGTGGTCCCGGCCAGGACGAAGGCAAGGCGAAGCGGCTTGCGGACGGTCATTCGGTATCCTTGGGGAGGGGGTAGGGCCTGCGCGAAAAGGGAGGCCCGTTAGGGAGCCAACTATTCGAGGCTCCGGGCGTTCCTAGTCTCCGTCGAGGCCTCAGGAACTACCGCCGTCAACCGCGGCTTCCCCTCGACCCCGGGGCGGGCCCGGGCGGAAAGGAACGCCATGTCGACGGATACCGAGAAGCACCGCGCGTTGCTGGGCGCGTTGCGGGATGCCCAGGGCAAGGGCGACGGGAGCTTCGAGAAGGCCGTCACCGCCGCCTTCGAGCACGTCTTCGAGCACCTGGGCCGCCTGAACGACCACGTCTCGCCCGGCGGGCCGGACGGCGGCGACCGACACCTGCAGCCGGGCGAGTCCCCGACGCTCCGGTAAGTCAGCGCGCGGCCGGGCAGTCCTCACGGGCGGACCCGGCCGGCAGCACCTCGGCCGCCCCTTCCGGTCACCGGTTCGAGGAAGCGAATGCACACACGTCAAGCGCACTCGGAACCCGATCTCGGCCGACTGAGAGGCTGGGCCCTCAAGCCATCATCCTTCGCATCGTCGCGGTGACCTCGTCGCGTTTGTAGGGCTTCTGGAAGAACACGCCCCGCGCCGGCAATTCCTCCGGAAGGGGGCGCCGCTTGCCCGAAACGATGATGAGCTCGATGGGCGGCCAGCGGTCCCGGACCGCGGCGGCGAAGTGCATGCCGTTCAGGCCGCCCGGCATGTCGATGTCGGTGAACACCACGCGGATGTCGAGCCGCGTCTCCAGGATGAGCACGGCGTCGGCGGCGCTGGCCACGTGGAGGGCCTCAAACCCGGCCTCCTCGACGAGGTCGACTGCCATCATGCGCTGCAGTGGCTCGTCCTCGACGACGAGGACGACCAAGCTCGCAGGGGGCATTGCCTGGCCCAAACGCACCTCCTCAGGAATGCTGCAACTGGACGAGGGGAGCGCGCATCGTCGCCCGGAATCCTGACGGGGGGTAACAGAGGTCCACCCCTCCCGTTCCGACGAGCCCAAGGCCGATCAGGCGCGACCCGAAGCCCTTGCGGCCGCCGGCCGTCGGCGGTGCCACCGGCGGGCCGTCGCGCTCCGCCCAGTCGAAGGTGACCTCCCTGGCCTCGTCCTCGCCGTCGAGGCGCCAGTCGACCGAGACGCGGCCATTGGGGACGGACAGGGCCCCGTACTTCGCCGCGTTGGTCGCCAGCTCGTGCAGCAGAAGGGACAGGGACAGCGTCGCGCGCGGACCGAGGTCGATCTCGGGGCCCGACACATCGATGCGGTCGCCGTGGCCGACGCCCGCGAGCACGGCCTTGACGACTTCCCTCGCCGGCGCGGCGGTCCAGCTCTGGCGCAGGAGCACGTCGTGGGCGGAAGAGAGGGCGTGGATGCGCTTCTCGAACGCCTCGACGGGCGCGCGGTCGGGAACGCGACGCAGGGTCTGCGTGGCGATCGACAGAACCATCGCGAACGTGTTCTTGAGCCGGTGCGACAGCTCCTCGTTGAGCACCCGCTGGTCGGCCTCGGCGCGCACCCGGGCCACGGTCGTCTGTATCCGGTCGGCGACGGTCCGCACGAAGGCCAGCTCGTCGCGGGTGAAGGCATGGGCCTCCGCGTAGTGGACGAAGCCGAGCCCCACGAGCTGTCCACGCTCGATGACCGGCACGTTGATGAGAGCGCGCACCCCGATGCCGAGCAGCGCCGCGGCCTGGCTGCGGGGGTCGCGCTCGACGTCCTCGACGGCGACGACCTCGCCGCGCCTCAACTCGTCGAGGTAGCTCCCGTAGGTCCTAAACCGGTGCAGCCCGGCGACCGAGGCGACGCCCGGGGCGCACCAGTCGGTCGGGATGTCGACCGTCTCCTCGGCCGCATCGACGAGCCCGTAGCCGGCCCGCGTGGCGCCGAGTGCGCCGGACATGATCTCGGCGGCGGCCTGGACGAGCGTCGGCACGTCGTCGGTCTCGCGCAGGCGTTCGCCGAGGGCGAGCAACGCGTCGCGACGCGCGTCCGCCTCGACGCGGGCCGTCACCTCCAGGAAGATGACGCCGAAGCGCTCGGGTCCGAGCGGGAAACCGCGGCCCTCGTACCACCGTTTCAGCGTGCCGACCTGTCGGATGAAGGTGATGGGCCGCCCGGTCTCGACGATATCCGCGAACTCGTCGACCCATGCGTCCTCGATTCCCGGGAAGACCTCGCGGATCGTGCGTCCGACGACGCGGGACGGTTCGATCCCGACGAGGGCACCCCAGGCCGCGTTCACGTCGACGTAGCGCCAGTCCGTCACGGAGCCTCCGTCGGCGCGCACGACCTCGCCGACGAGGAACCCCTCGCTCAGGCGTTCGAACAGGCCGCGCCAGTGCTCCTCGCTCTCGCGCAGGGCCTCCTGTGCCGCGCGCCGCTCCTCGACGTCGAGCAGGACGCCCGGGAAGCTCAGCGGCGTTCCGTCCGGACCGTGGTCGACCCGACCGTTGGCCTCGATCCAGTAGTAGCGCCCGTCCGCGCGCCGCACCCGGTACTGGTGGGCGTAGGCGCCGCCTCGCAGGATGGAGGCGGTGATGGCGGCGGACAGCCCGGCTTGATCGTCAGGATGCACCGTCGCGACGATCTGGGCGAGCGGGATCCCCTCACGACCGAGCGCTGGGTCCAGGCCGAAGCTGCGCGCGAACGCCTCGTCCACGGTGAAGCGGTCGGAGGGCAGGTCCCAGTGCCATGTCCCGATGATCGCGCCGGCCGCGAGCGCGAGCCGCACCCGGTCGACGTTCTGGCGCGCGAGGGCCTCGCTGGCGCGCAGGCGCTCCTCGGCGTCCCGCCGCGCGGTGACGTCGTTGAAGAAGATCGCGATCCGCCGCTCCTCGGGCTGCCCGACGCGGACGGCGCGGACGTCGAACCAGCGCTTGAAGCTTTCGGCGTAGTTCTCGAAGTTCGCCGGCTCGCCGGTCCGCGCGACGTGGCCGTAGGTGTCGAACCAGAACCGCTCCAGGTCGGGGGCGAACTCGGTGACCCACTTGCCGCGCAGGTTGACCCCGGCCTGCCGCTCGAAGGCCGGGTTGGCCTCGACGAAGCGGTAGTCCACCGGCCGGTCGTCGTCGTCGTCGAACTTGACCTCGACGATGGCGAACGCCGTCTCGACGGTGTCCAGGATGGCCCTGAAGCGCGCGTCGCTCCGACGCAGCGCCTCCTCCGCCTCGTGACGGTCGGTGACGTCCTGCACCGTGCCGAACATCTGGGTGGCGGCGCCGGCCGCGTCGCGCAGGAAGTTCGCGCGTCGCGCGATCCAGCGCGGCGCGCCGTCGTCGGCCCTGCGGATGCGGTACTCGACGTCGAGCGCCGCGGTGCCGGCCCGCCGGGTCCCGTCGTTCGAAGCGACGGCGCGGTCCTCCGGCACGACCAGCGTCTCGAACCGCTCGACCGAGTACAGGCCGACGGGAGGCACTCCGTAGATCCGCGCGAACTCGGCCGAGACGTTGATCAGCCCGGTCTCCACGTCGACCTCGAACGTGCCGACCTGCCCCGCCTCCTGCGCCAGGCGCGAGCGCTTGTCGCCCTCGCGAAGGGCCACCTCGCCCGCGATGCGTTCCCGGACGGCCGAGACGTAGCGGGCCACGGTCTCGAAGAAGGCCAGGGCCTCGGCGTCGAAGGCGGGGGTCCGGGCCGAACAGAACGAAATGACCCCGACGACGGAGCCGCGGCTCATGACCGGGTAACCGGCGAAGGCGTCGATGCCGACCTGCCGGGCCAGCGCATAGCGCGGCTCCCGCGTGGCCTGGACCGCCGCGAGGACGAAAGGGCGCCGGGTCTCGGCGACGATGCCGCACAACGG from Methylobacterium sp. NMS14P includes:
- a CDS encoding SDR family NAD(P)-dependent oxidoreductase produces the protein MDLGIKGRVAVVTGAKSGMGRSTAEQLLREGVHVVLTDKEGPELEATAAELAALGQVRAVQADLSEAKGIEVLAAFANMAYDDKPTILVCAAGITGASGDFLELTDDDWLEAIQTDLMAGVRAARAFIPHMRKAGWGRVVLFSSEDAVQPYVEELPYAAAKAGVLNLAKGLSKAYGPDGVLVNAVGPAFIATPMTDAQMEKKSKEKRISFDEAVKQTLDEERPGIVAKRRGRAEEVAAAVAFLCSEQASFITGEFLRVDGGSVMTMGA
- a CDS encoding GAF domain-containing protein; protein product: MRHGADFDVPPAGNDAVGASPPVVVDPARVAALDDLAILDTQPEAAFDDVVRLATRLCATPVALVSLVAVDRQWFKARVGFPRCETDLDGSVCKFALAEPDLLVIPDLTVDSRTAANTLVTGEPFIRFYAGAPLRLSDGQVVGSLCVIDTEPRPSGLTREQADDLRALGRQVGELLELRRALGARDALLAEQEAGRRERDLLARTNATVAAAGGDLDAILDAVTAGAMLGVPAAEGAVVELVDGEDLEYRAVTGALAAHRGLRVPLHDSLAGRCALGDVPLLANDVLRDGQVKPHLAHMVAMRSAVLAPISRGGRVVGVLKLQSGRVGAFRERDRDLARLFAAAATAGLTAVAEAEEATARRRAQQRLDLLSRVSAALLTADDPARAVEPILAAGAASLGFDQGYLYDIAPDRRHLRLTHAIGASEEIQAALRHVGFDSPLCGIVAETRRPFVLAAVQATREPRYALARQVGIDAFAGYPVMSRGSVVGVISFCSARTPAFDAEALAFFETVARYVSAVRERIAGEVALREGDKRSRLAQEAGQVGTFEVDVETGLINVSAEFARIYGVPPVGLYSVERFETLVVPEDRAVASNDGTRRAGTAALDVEYRIRRADDGAPRWIARRANFLRDAAGAATQMFGTVQDVTDRHEAEEALRRSDARFRAILDTVETAFAIVEVKFDDDDDRPVDYRFVEANPAFERQAGVNLRGKWVTEFAPDLERFWFDTYGHVARTGEPANFENYAESFKRWFDVRAVRVGQPEERRIAIFFNDVTARRDAEERLRASEALARQNVDRVRLALAAGAIIGTWHWDLPSDRFTVDEAFARSFGLDPALGREGIPLAQIVATVHPDDQAGLSAAITASILRGGAYAHQYRVRRADGRYYWIEANGRVDHGPDGTPLSFPGVLLDVEERRAAQEALRESEEHWRGLFERLSEGFLVGEVVRADGGSVTDWRYVDVNAAWGALVGIEPSRVVGRTIREVFPGIEDAWVDEFADIVETGRPITFIRQVGTLKRWYEGRGFPLGPERFGVIFLEVTARVEADARRDALLALGERLRETDDVPTLVQAAAEIMSGALGATRAGYGLVDAAEETVDIPTDWCAPGVASVAGLHRFRTYGSYLDELRRGEVVAVEDVERDPRSQAAALLGIGVRALINVPVIERGQLVGLGFVHYAEAHAFTRDELAFVRTVADRIQTTVARVRAEADQRVLNEELSHRLKNTFAMVLSIATQTLRRVPDRAPVEAFEKRIHALSSAHDVLLRQSWTAAPAREVVKAVLAGVGHGDRIDVSGPEIDLGPRATLSLSLLLHELATNAAKYGALSVPNGRVSVDWRLDGEDEAREVTFDWAERDGPPVAPPTAGGRKGFGSRLIGLGLVGTGGVDLCYPPSGFRATMRAPLVQLQHS
- a CDS encoding type 1 glutamine amidotransferase domain-containing protein, which encodes MTLQGKTIAILIAPRGTEEPEFTKPREALLAAGATVTVVGLEAGEAETVNNDLDPAGKYPVDKAIDGVSASDFDGLVIPGGSVGADKLRGSEAVVEFVRDFFRQAKPVGVICHGPWTLVEADVVKGRKLTSFPTVKTDIRNAGGEWVDAEVVVDKGLVTSRNPKDLPAFCAKIVEEFAEGRHPDQARSA
- a CDS encoding response regulator; this encodes MPPASLVVLVVEDEPLQRMMAVDLVEEAGFEALHVASAADAVLILETRLDIRVVFTDIDMPGGLNGMHFAAAVRDRWPPIELIIVSGKRRPLPEELPARGVFFQKPYKRDEVTATMRRMMA
- a CDS encoding zinc-dependent alcohol dehydrogenase gives rise to the protein MKALCWHGKGDIRCDTVPDPRIEDARDIILKVTSCAICGSDLHLMDGQMPTMEAGDVLGHEFMGEVVEVGPGFTKFKKGDRVVVPFNINCGECRQCRLGNWSVCERSNRNGEMAAAQFGYPTAGLFGYSHLTGGYAGGQAEYVRVPMADVAPMLAPEGVDDESLLFLTDILPTGWQGAEHCEIQGGEVIAVWGAGPVGLFAIQSAKIMGAERIIAIDTVPERLALARTYGATDIIDYAKEDVFERIKEISKGEGADGVIDCVGMEASAGHGVASLVNTLQEKLTSTERPYALMEAIKAVRPCGIVSVPGVYGGPIPVNMGMIVQKGLTMKSGQTHVKRYLETLTKLIQEGKIDMTSMITHRSTNLADGPDLYKTFRDKKDGCVKVVFHPS
- a CDS encoding alpha/beta fold hydrolase; translation: MREMWDEVSVEWDSAEIEPGIRVHYGTAGAGERTVMLVHGYPETAYVWRRVAPLLVRAGLRVVVPDYRGAGGSSKPLGGYDKHTMAGDLHALLYEHMGLTGPVTVVGHDIGMMVAYAFARRFTDSTDRLVVMEAPLPGTDAYTTALGDTDRLWHFQFHRAPDVPELLTAGREQLYLERFYQDLAYDTEAIGPDAIQRYVRAFSRPGAMRAGFELYRAFPTDDAHNRAQVERDGKLRLPVLALAGVESTFAPFTEAMMQEVAKDVTFRTVERSNHWIPEENAEGLAAEILGFIGVG
- a CDS encoding SDR family NAD(P)-dependent oxidoreductase — protein: MSAETSKPFAVVTGGSNGIGFELARQLIGSGHDVLIAAQDEGHLADAARRLSTEDAQVSTHASDLSSEAGVDSLFEAIRSAGRPVDVLCVNAGFGLGGAFVDTDLRRELAMIDLNVRGAVQLTKPVVKDMVARGSGRILFTSSIAASMPDPFEAVYGATKMFLRWFGEALRSELKDTGVTVTVLMPGPTETDFFRRAEMLDTKIGASNGKDDTAAVAKAALDALHSGSDKVVPGLKNKVMSAVTEALPDTAAAALHRGLSKPGSAG
- a CDS encoding alpha/beta hydrolase, which encodes MTVRKPLRLAFVLAGTTLLASPALAADQPQPTVKDRFDAAVSSVTGSPMADLDIDMKHVLDAMKKLDPKPIPKLSPEEARKQPTPADAVREYLKEQGKTAAPLPGVATKDTAYETGGGTQPVRIYTPEGAQGPLPVVVYYHGGGFVIADIDTYDATPRAIAKGANAVVVAVEYRHAPEAKFPAQQEDALAAYKWVLANAKTFGGDPAKVALLGESAGGNLVTNVAIAARDQGLEKPDHVVAVYPMAGTNLDTPSYKANTSTKPLNKDMMAWFYDQTVRTDADRADPRLDIVGKADLKGLPPFTVVTAQIDPLLDDGKALADRIKAAGGQATYREYPGVTHEFFGMGNVVSKAKQAEDAVVADLKKAFANEATGTTAPRN